From one Accipiter gentilis chromosome 3, bAccGen1.1, whole genome shotgun sequence genomic stretch:
- the LOC126037341 gene encoding cytochrome P450 4V2, which translates to MEVVQGAAGGPQVLHLGAGVIALLTTAVAVCCLPSLMDYWRRWWVMKPIPGISPCYPLLGNALLLEREGEGFFKQLQVYAEEFRSWPLLKIWIGPLPVLILYHPGNVEVILSSSKHIEKSYLYKFLQPWLGTGLLTSTGDKWRSRRKMITPTFHFAILTDFLEVMNEQGGILLEKLEKHVDKEPFDVFLYITRCALDIICETAMGKNVGAQENKDSEYVCAVYRMSDLIQQRQKSPWLWPDLVYMLFKEGREHERNLKILHNFTDTVIAEKVAELENTKQTKCDTDGNYEESDSKKRKAFLDMLLSATDDEGNKLSYRDIREEVDTFMFEGHDTTAAAMNWALYLLGHNPEAQKKVHRELDEVFGNTERPVTMDDLKKLRYLECVVKEALRLFPSVPLFARALREDCCIKGYQVPKGTNVLVITYALHRDPEIFPDPEEFRPERFFPENCKGRHPYAYVPFSAGPRNCIGQRFAQMEEKALLALILRRFWVDSCQKPEELGITGELILRPNNGIWIKLKRRPNAASE; encoded by the exons ATGGAGGTcgtgcagggagctgcagggggacccCAGGTGCTGCACTTGGGGGCTGGGGTCATCGCTCTGCTGACGACGGCTGTGGCCGtctgctgcctgccctccctgATGGATTACTGGAGGCGATGGTGGGTGATGAAGCCGATCCCGGGTATCAGCCCCTGCTATCCTCTGCTGGGAAATGCTCTACTCTTGGAGCGGGAGGGAGAAG gtttttttaaacaactacaAGTTTATGCTGAAGAGTTCAGGAGTTGGCCATTGCTCAAAATTTGGATAGGACCGTTGCCTGTCCTGATTTTGTATCACCCTGGCAATGTGGAA GTTATTCTAAGCAGTTCGAAACACATAGAAAAATCGTACCTGTACAAATTCCTGCAGCCATGGTTGGGCACTGGACTTCTGACAAG CACTGGGGACAAGTGGCGGTCACGGAGGAAGATGATAACTCCCACGTTCCACTTTGCAATCTTAACTGACTTTCTAGAGGTTATGAATGAACAAGGAGGTATTTTGTTGGAGAAACTTGAGAAGCATGTTGACAAGGAACCATTTGATGTCTTTCTATACATCACTCGGTGTGCCCTGGATATCATCTGTG AAACGGCCATGGGCAAGAATGTGGGTGCTCAGGAGAATAAGGATTCTGAGTATGTTTGTGCTGTCTACAG GATGAGTGATCTAATCCAACAGAGACAGAAGAGCCCTTGGCTTTGGCCTGATCTTGTATATATGCTGTTCAAGGAAGGAAGAGAGCATGAGAGGAACCTCAAAATCCTTCACAATTTTACAGATACG GTCATTGCAGAAAAAGTTGCAGAACTTGAAAacaccaagcaaacaaaatgtgATACTGATGGTAACTATGAAGAAAGTGACtccaaaaagagaaaagctttcctGGACATGCTGCTGAGTGCAACAGATGATGAAGGGAACAAATTGAGCTACAGGGACATTCGTGAGGAAGTGGATACTTTCATGTTTGAG GGCCATGATACAACAGCAGCTGCTATGAACTGGGCCCTGTACTTACTTGGACATAATCCTGAAGCCCAGAAGAAGGTTCACAGAGAGCTGGATGAGGTGTTTG GCAACACTGAGCGTCCTGTTACAATGGACGATTTGAAGAAGCTTCGATACCTTGAGTGTGTTGTGAAAGAAGCCCTTCGGCTCTTCCCTTCAGTTCCGCTGTTTGCCCGTGCCTTGAGAGAGGATTGCTGTATTA aAGGATATCAGGTACCAAAAGGCACAAACGTTCTTGTCATAACTTATGCCCTGCATAGAGACCCCGAGATCTTCCCTGACCCGGAGGAGTTCAGGCCTGAGCGATTCTTCCCTGAAAATTGTAAGGGAAGGCACCCGTATGCTTATGTGCCCTTCTCAGCTGGTCCCAGGAACTGCATTG GTCAGCGCTTTGCACAAATGGAGGAGAAAGCTCTTCTAGCCCTCATCCTGCGGCGCTTTTGGGTGGACTCATGTCAAAAGCCAGAAGAGCTTGGTATAACTGGAGAACTGATTCTTCGTCCAAATAATGGCATCTGGATTAAGCTGAAGAGAAGGCCAAATGCTGCATCAGAATGA
- the LOC126037302 gene encoding plasma kallikrein-like isoform X3 → MTFFLFFFFKIFFLVEHKPYPFIQTYSMFRMIWIYQTFNFIFLLASVYSECVTQLYENTYFQGGDLATVFTPSANYCQVVCTYHPTCLLFTYLPAAWTKDPAKRFSCYLKDSDTEMLPKVDMEGAISGHSLKQCNIQISACSPDVHIGLDMEGKIDDVTVADSYQQCQKRCTNDKHCHFFTYASETFHNASFRKKCFLKHTSVGTPTSIKVLDEVVSGFSLKPCQLSEIDCQMDIFEDQEFSGTNITSFFTPDISVCQTICTYFPRCLFFTFFSREWQLESQRNLCLLKTSTSGIPEALISRENAVSGFGLLNCRRSFPESVSVT, encoded by the exons atgactttttttctcttttttttttttaaaattttttttttagtagagcATAAACCTTATCCATTCATCCAGACCTACTCTATGTTCAG GATGATTTGGATTTATCagacttttaatttcattttcttacttGCTTCCGTTTACAGTG AATGCGTGACTCAGCTTTATGAAAATACATACTTCCAAGGAGGAGACCTCGCTACGGTTTTTACACCCAGTGCCAATTACTGCCAAGTAGTGTGTACTTACCATCCTACCTGTCTGCTCTTCACCTATTTGCCAGCGGCATGGACTAAAGATCCTGCAAAAAG gtTTTCCTGCTACTTAAAAGACAGCGATACAGAAATGCTGCCGAAAGTGGATATGGAAGGAGCCATCTCTGGGCATTCCTTAAAACAGTGTAACATCCAAATTAGTG CTTGCAGCCCAGATGTCCACATAGGACTGGATATGGAAGGGAAAATTGATGATGTTACTGTGGCTGACAGCTATCAACAGTGTCAAAAAAGATGTACCAATGATAAACATTGTCATTTTTTTACATATGCCTCAGAAACATTTCACAATGCAAGCTTTCG TAAAAAATGCTTCTTGAAACATACCAGTGTAGGAACTCCAACCAGCATAAAGGTGCTTGATGAAGTTGTGTCTGGATTCTCTTTAAAGCCATGCCAGCTCTCTGAAATAG ATTGTCAAATGGACATTTTTGAAGATCAAGAATTTTCAGGAACTAATATTACAAGTTTTTTCACTCCTGATATCTCTGTCTGCCAAACTATTTGTACATATTTTCCAAGGTGCTTGTTCTTTACATTCTTTAGCAGGGAATGGCAACTAGAATCCCAAAG aaatctTTGCCTTTTGAAGACATCAACAAGTGGGATACCAGAGGCACTTATATCACGAGAAAATGCTGTATCAGGCTTTGGTCTCCTAAACTGCAGAAGATCCTTTCCTG AAAGTGTGAGTGTCACCTAA
- the LOC126037302 gene encoding plasma kallikrein-like isoform X2 translates to MTFFLFFFFKIFFLVEHKPYPFIQTYSMFRMIWIYQTFNFIFLLASVYSECVTQLYENTYFQGGDLATVFTPSANYCQVVCTYHPTCLLFTYLPAAWTKDPAKRFSCYLKDSDTEMLPKVDMEGAISGHSLKQCNIQISACSPDVHIGLDMEGKIDDVTVADSYQQCQKRCTNDKHCHFFTYASETFHNASFRKKCFLKHTSVGTPTSIKVLDEVVSGFSLKPCQLSEIDCQMDIFEDQEFSGTNITSFFTPDISVCQTICTYFPRCLFFTFFSREWQLESQRNLCLLKTSTSGIPEALISRENAVSGFGLLNCRRSFPACNSRTYMHMNFLGDELNVTYTKGHRACQQVCTDVIRCQFFTYFPLQDSCNEERKCECHLRMSSNGSPVEIVHGPGRISGYSLRLCRKKASTVCMQHSARSIRIVGGTDSSPGEWPWQVSLHVKLSRQRHLCGGSIISNQWILTAAHCVMRSSTTYLPAIKRRC, encoded by the exons atgactttttttctcttttttttttttaaaattttttttttagtagagcATAAACCTTATCCATTCATCCAGACCTACTCTATGTTCAG GATGATTTGGATTTATCagacttttaatttcattttcttacttGCTTCCGTTTACAGTG AATGCGTGACTCAGCTTTATGAAAATACATACTTCCAAGGAGGAGACCTCGCTACGGTTTTTACACCCAGTGCCAATTACTGCCAAGTAGTGTGTACTTACCATCCTACCTGTCTGCTCTTCACCTATTTGCCAGCGGCATGGACTAAAGATCCTGCAAAAAG gtTTTCCTGCTACTTAAAAGACAGCGATACAGAAATGCTGCCGAAAGTGGATATGGAAGGAGCCATCTCTGGGCATTCCTTAAAACAGTGTAACATCCAAATTAGTG CTTGCAGCCCAGATGTCCACATAGGACTGGATATGGAAGGGAAAATTGATGATGTTACTGTGGCTGACAGCTATCAACAGTGTCAAAAAAGATGTACCAATGATAAACATTGTCATTTTTTTACATATGCCTCAGAAACATTTCACAATGCAAGCTTTCG TAAAAAATGCTTCTTGAAACATACCAGTGTAGGAACTCCAACCAGCATAAAGGTGCTTGATGAAGTTGTGTCTGGATTCTCTTTAAAGCCATGCCAGCTCTCTGAAATAG ATTGTCAAATGGACATTTTTGAAGATCAAGAATTTTCAGGAACTAATATTACAAGTTTTTTCACTCCTGATATCTCTGTCTGCCAAACTATTTGTACATATTTTCCAAGGTGCTTGTTCTTTACATTCTTTAGCAGGGAATGGCAACTAGAATCCCAAAG aaatctTTGCCTTTTGAAGACATCAACAAGTGGGATACCAGAGGCACTTATATCACGAGAAAATGCTGTATCAGGCTTTGGTCTCCTAAACTGCAGAAGATCCTTTCCTG CCTGCAATTCTCGCACTTACATGCATATGAATTTTTTGGGAGATGAACTCAATGTCACTTACACTAAAGGACACAGAGCCTGTCAGCAGGTTTGCACAGACGTGATCCGCTGCCAATTTTTTACTTACTTTCCCCTCCAAGATTCATGCAATGAAGAAAG AAAGTGTGAGTGTCACCTAAGGATGTCCTCGAATGGATCTCCAGTGGAAATAGTACATGGGCCAGGAAGGATCTCTGGGTACTCGCTAAGATTATGTAGAAAGAAAGCTAGTACTG TGTGTATGCAGCATTCTGCAAGAAGTATTAGGATCGTTGGAGGGACAGACTCTTCCCCCGGTGAATGGCCATGGCAAGTCAGCTTGCACGTGAAATTGTCTCGTCAGAGGCATCTCTGCGGGGGCTCTATCATCAGCAACCAGTGGATTCTTACAGCCGCACACTGTGTCATGAG ATCTTCAACTACCTATTTGCCTGCCATCAAAAGAAGATGCTAA